From one candidate division KSB1 bacterium genomic stretch:
- the polA gene encoding DNA polymerase I, which produces MQRKKLFLIDGSALAYRSYFAFVKNPLINSRGENTSAIFGFLNSLLKIMDEHQPEYLAAVFDTPEPTFRHKIYPEYKATRQKMPDEMSEQLPRIRQVLEALRVPIIEVPGLEADDVMGSLATKAAQLGFETYLVTADKDFYQLVSPNIKVYDPGRAGKESEVLDEAGVVRKIGLPPSKIVDYLSLMGDSSDNVPGVEGIGPKTAFELLQQFDSLDQIYQNLDKIDRESLRNKLEQSRELAFLSRQLVTLNTQASLEIDFEKLRRSEPDRGRTFQLLKELEFNSLLDRFTVSEKTAEVNYMTITTQQQLEQLIEQLRSCSQFTFDLETTDVDPMKAEIVGLSFCWKEGEAYYIPTVSTKTKTSADLFAAEKFKGMPLQSVLSQLAPIFQDEAIKKSGQNVKYDLLVLSRAGIEVRGVDFDTMIASYVVNPSLRQHNLDALALTYFNYQKIPTKDLIGAGKKQITMAEVPIEEVSRYACEDADYTQRLRLVLEPMLIKYDLKKLFDEVEMPLVHVLMEMERAGVSLDVPLLEKMSRELSQRLDELIENIYQLAGQRFNINSTKQLADILFKKLGLPVKKKTKTGPSTDVDVLEELAKEHQLPRELLEYRQLSKLKSTYVDALPRLINPETGRVHTSYNQTVAATGRLSSSDPNLQNIPIRTEIGRKIREAFIPADDRHVILDADYSQIELRIMAHLSQDPMLIKAFQEGKDIHRETAALVFKVAPEEVTEEMRRRAKEVNFGIMYGMGAYGLASRLEIPQEEAEMFIINYFASYPKIQEFMMQTQEFARKNGYVTTLLNRRRYLPDIHSDNRRVREFAERNAINTPIQGTAADLIKVAMINIYRRMKAERLGAKMIMQVHDELVFEVPIDEVDQMKSLVREEMEGAIELSVPIKVDIGVGKNWLEAH; this is translated from the coding sequence TTGCAACGCAAGAAACTTTTTTTGATCGATGGATCAGCATTGGCATATCGCTCCTATTTCGCCTTTGTAAAGAACCCGCTGATCAATTCTCGGGGGGAGAACACGAGTGCCATTTTTGGTTTTCTGAACTCACTGCTGAAAATCATGGATGAGCATCAACCAGAATATTTGGCTGCGGTGTTCGATACACCAGAGCCCACGTTTCGGCACAAAATTTACCCCGAATATAAAGCAACCCGGCAAAAAATGCCGGATGAGATGAGCGAGCAGTTGCCACGCATCCGCCAGGTATTGGAAGCGCTTCGCGTGCCGATCATTGAAGTCCCAGGATTAGAAGCGGATGATGTGATGGGGAGCTTAGCCACCAAAGCAGCGCAACTGGGCTTTGAAACTTACTTGGTGACAGCAGATAAGGATTTTTATCAATTGGTCTCCCCGAATATTAAGGTGTATGATCCTGGCCGAGCTGGGAAAGAAAGCGAAGTGCTGGACGAGGCAGGAGTGGTGCGAAAGATCGGTCTGCCTCCGTCTAAGATCGTCGATTATTTGAGCCTCATGGGAGATAGCTCCGATAACGTCCCCGGTGTTGAAGGGATTGGCCCCAAGACCGCGTTTGAGCTGCTTCAGCAATTCGATAGCTTGGATCAAATCTATCAGAATCTGGATAAAATCGATCGCGAAAGTCTACGCAATAAATTGGAACAGAGCCGAGAGCTTGCATTTCTATCGCGGCAATTGGTCACGTTGAATACCCAGGCTTCGCTTGAGATAGATTTCGAAAAGTTAAGGCGCAGCGAACCGGATCGCGGCAGGACTTTTCAATTATTAAAAGAATTGGAGTTCAATTCGCTGTTAGATCGTTTTACCGTGAGCGAGAAAACGGCTGAAGTGAACTACATGACAATCACCACGCAACAACAGTTGGAACAGTTGATTGAGCAATTGAGAAGCTGCTCGCAATTTACTTTTGATTTGGAGACCACTGACGTCGATCCCATGAAGGCAGAGATCGTCGGGCTTTCGTTTTGCTGGAAAGAGGGTGAGGCCTATTACATCCCAACTGTCAGCACCAAAACCAAAACGAGCGCAGATCTGTTTGCTGCCGAAAAATTCAAAGGAATGCCGCTCCAGTCCGTTCTCAGTCAATTGGCTCCGATATTTCAAGATGAAGCGATCAAGAAAAGCGGGCAGAATGTGAAATACGATCTTTTGGTCCTCTCTCGAGCAGGCATCGAAGTTCGGGGGGTAGATTTTGATACCATGATCGCGAGCTACGTGGTTAATCCGTCGTTGCGGCAGCATAACCTCGATGCTCTGGCGCTCACCTATTTTAATTATCAAAAAATTCCCACCAAAGATCTGATTGGCGCTGGCAAGAAACAGATCACCATGGCGGAAGTTCCAATTGAAGAGGTGAGCCGTTATGCCTGCGAGGATGCGGATTATACCCAGCGACTGCGCCTCGTTTTAGAACCAATGCTGATCAAATACGATCTAAAAAAGTTGTTCGATGAAGTAGAGATGCCGCTGGTACATGTGCTCATGGAGATGGAACGAGCCGGCGTTTCACTAGATGTCCCATTGCTGGAGAAAATGTCTCGGGAGCTATCCCAAAGGCTCGATGAGCTGATCGAAAATATTTACCAATTGGCTGGGCAGCGGTTCAATATCAATTCGACCAAGCAACTGGCTGATATTCTATTCAAGAAGCTGGGATTACCAGTGAAGAAGAAGACCAAGACTGGGCCCTCGACCGATGTGGATGTGTTGGAGGAATTGGCAAAGGAGCATCAATTGCCTCGCGAGCTGCTGGAATATCGCCAATTAAGTAAGCTGAAATCCACATATGTAGATGCCCTCCCGCGGCTCATCAACCCCGAGACCGGGCGGGTGCATACCTCATATAATCAGACGGTAGCGGCCACGGGACGGTTATCATCAAGCGATCCGAATTTGCAGAACATCCCGATTCGTACCGAGATCGGGCGAAAAATTCGGGAGGCGTTTATTCCAGCGGACGATCGGCATGTCATTCTGGATGCAGATTATTCGCAGATTGAACTTCGGATCATGGCGCATCTGTCGCAAGACCCCATGTTGATCAAGGCATTTCAGGAGGGAAAAGACATTCACCGCGAGACGGCGGCGTTGGTGTTCAAGGTCGCTCCTGAGGAGGTGACCGAGGAGATGCGTCGCCGGGCCAAGGAAGTGAATTTCGGCATTATGTACGGCATGGGCGCTTACGGATTGGCTAGCCGCTTGGAGATCCCCCAGGAAGAGGCAGAGATGTTCATCATCAATTATTTTGCCAGCTACCCGAAGATCCAAGAGTTCATGATGCAGACGCAGGAGTTCGCTCGCAAAAACGGCTACGTCACCACGTTGCTGAACCGCCGGCGCTATCTGCCAGACATCCATAGCGACAATCGTCGTGTGCGAGAGTTCGCCGAGCGCAACGCCATCAATACCCCCATCCAGGGCACGGCCGCCGATCTCATTAAAGTCGCTATGATCAACATCTATCGTCGAATGAAAGCCGAACGCTTGGGCGCAAAAATGATCATGCAAGTTCATGACGAATTGGTGTTCGAGGTGCCTATCGACGAAGTGGATCAGATGAAATCTTTGGTCCGCGAGGAAATGGAAGGAGCGATTGAGCTATCGGTGCCAATCAAAGTGGATATCGGTGTTGGCAAAAACTGGCTCGAGGCCCATTAG
- a CDS encoding rhomboid family intramembrane serine protease, whose product MIPLRDVNPSHSFPLITILIIIVNAIVFLYEVSLGQYLPEFLDTYALIPVQYFYMGDLGGLSAIVRYFPFLTSQFLHGGWLHFIGNMWFLWIFGDNVEDRLGHFKFLIFYLLCGVIAGLAHVYTNPHSSLPTVGASGAIAGVMGAYTISFPRARVITLFIFFFFIRFIELPAVVFLGVWFLFQFFSGTAALSAAESAGGVAWWAHIGGFLAGIVLVLFIPKRKNWPRRRFSSFYDENYFDSL is encoded by the coding sequence ATGATCCCATTACGAGACGTCAATCCATCTCATAGTTTTCCCTTGATTACGATCCTCATTATTATCGTCAACGCAATTGTTTTTTTATATGAGGTGTCGCTAGGCCAATATCTGCCAGAGTTTCTGGACACATATGCGTTGATTCCGGTTCAGTATTTCTACATGGGTGACCTCGGCGGGCTGTCAGCGATCGTGCGTTATTTTCCGTTCCTCACCTCCCAATTCTTGCATGGGGGCTGGCTTCATTTCATTGGCAATATGTGGTTTTTATGGATCTTTGGAGATAATGTCGAGGATCGGTTGGGGCATTTTAAATTTTTGATCTTTTATTTGCTCTGCGGCGTGATTGCTGGTCTTGCTCACGTCTACACCAATCCCCATTCGTCATTGCCAACCGTGGGCGCCAGCGGGGCTATCGCGGGGGTCATGGGTGCTTATACTATTTCGTTCCCGCGCGCCCGTGTGATCACCCTCTTTATATTTTTCTTTTTCATCCGATTCATCGAGCTGCCAGCAGTGGTCTTTCTGGGCGTATGGTTCCTATTTCAATTTTTTAGTGGCACTGCTGCGCTGTCCGCGGCTGAATCCGCCGGTGGCGTGGCTTGGTGGGCCCATATCGGAGGCTTTCTGGCCGGAATCGTTCTGGTCCTGTTCATCCCAAAACGGAAAAATTGGCCGCGACGGCGGTTCAGTAGCTTTTACGATGAGAATTACTTTGATTCATTATAA
- a CDS encoding DUF3078 domain-containing protein — protein MMLRRTFHISMLLFLILMMTGNGQNCRATQLPDPNDGSFYIAAITNIGVDGLLDEWTSYLPVRLDREEFAKYRYQDWRGPADCSARFWWAWNEAGIYLAVETVDDSIAFPFSGYQSWANDCIQFAFDIDDDNSQNEYRQDDYEFVVTWDDSGAIVYEYDQSEGAGVVRQPFPAAMMQLGDTLRYEVMIPWHHLRINLPLAGRHIGVSLVVFDNDGAHYRGWLEWTAGIAMKKFTLPFANLLLFDPEHSSIQALPAQSFLAIQDTLEFWLYSRAARRGINLRMVQNDEILFNKQISVSRKTWKKIQIPAAMLKAGPLQLQVAHQKNVFKYDLAIWSKAHIVDQIAYLATQARVLKDLKNVDPSANYLIQYWIDGLNHQLNSAITGFDYYEVMNQAQKRIDQIPNLYMNKPVFFDREFRLVEHAYRSARLETVNHYVVALPEGFDSAQYYPLYVYLHNENESPEAAARRMAPVLSQWENPLIGVFPGEFYGAELSHLSLIELIESIDDVLQRYRIDPSRIHLSGNGLGAEAAVLLAHHYPDRFASATLLFPRFSSKLSVSNLIFTPIWVVDRLSHWSATETTLQILREGGAELETMTLADTSLAKIESPFGDRYLDWLISQRKDLSPTQLTLRVNRFGPSAAYWIAIRSQLDYSIPSTIEARIDSNQLFINCDNVTAFQILVDRLPQMSAWPLRITINASETILIQKQQLSAIFALVNRHWRPLSPTELPLQKSAIVRGPLSNIFGRPIKIVYSTQHSDPAFNQLSYDIALRSVQIDQRHHLKQLVLPDTLAVKQKLNTNLIIFGNEAANNYLKALASKLPIQVASQGLKFGNSNCYAPGAASIYIYPNPTNPNYLILVAHAPDLEALKNIATVWDLSYFNNIYGYDYLIVENGVERYRYEHWIDYGHFDRNWGVAWYQPNWSDKPKHWLANLSLGLDANQLSFNNNWRGGGKASFTWKINTTSELNYQRRFYKWTNRLVCSFGQISVQEQRHWKAPEKSSDILDYDTTIRFTVDRLIDPYLGMSLNTQFKAGYDPKTEELVSRFANPLQLTQSVGLAYNLMKRQNMQITSRLGGSAKELIASDRRLRKRWTGDQSRGMKIDGGVEWLTEMKTEIKPGVQYNARLKLFQAFVSSISKDKDPHQNWHYTDVHWEQNFSIKISQFIAVNVLTKFIYDRDTSKAGQFLENASLGISYKAHGLTF, from the coding sequence ATGATGTTAAGAAGAACATTTCATATCTCGATGCTTCTCTTTTTAATTTTGATGATGACTGGCAATGGCCAAAATTGTCGCGCCACTCAGTTGCCTGATCCAAATGATGGATCCTTTTACATCGCCGCCATAACCAATATCGGGGTTGATGGTTTGCTCGATGAATGGACCTCATATTTGCCCGTGCGATTGGATCGGGAGGAATTCGCGAAATATCGTTACCAAGATTGGAGGGGGCCTGCTGATTGCAGCGCGCGGTTCTGGTGGGCTTGGAATGAAGCTGGTATTTATCTCGCGGTCGAAACTGTGGACGACTCCATTGCCTTCCCATTTTCAGGGTACCAGTCCTGGGCCAACGATTGCATTCAATTTGCCTTCGATATTGATGATGACAACAGCCAAAACGAATATCGCCAAGACGATTACGAGTTTGTTGTGACTTGGGATGATAGCGGGGCGATCGTTTATGAGTATGACCAAAGCGAGGGTGCTGGTGTGGTCCGCCAACCGTTTCCAGCCGCAATGATGCAGCTTGGTGATACCCTCCGATATGAGGTCATGATTCCGTGGCATCACCTGCGGATAAACCTGCCTCTGGCTGGCAGGCATATTGGCGTTTCCTTAGTAGTCTTCGACAATGATGGAGCCCACTATCGTGGTTGGTTGGAATGGACGGCCGGAATTGCAATGAAAAAATTTACTCTGCCATTCGCAAATCTGCTACTATTCGATCCAGAGCATTCTTCAATTCAGGCCCTCCCTGCTCAATCTTTTTTGGCGATTCAAGATACTCTCGAATTTTGGCTCTATTCGCGCGCAGCCCGCAGGGGGATCAACCTTCGGATGGTACAAAATGATGAGATTTTGTTCAATAAACAGATTTCGGTCTCACGAAAAACTTGGAAAAAGATTCAAATTCCCGCAGCGATGCTCAAAGCTGGTCCGTTGCAGTTGCAAGTTGCTCACCAAAAGAACGTATTTAAATATGATTTGGCTATCTGGTCAAAAGCGCATATCGTCGACCAGATCGCTTATCTCGCCACCCAGGCGCGGGTGCTGAAAGATCTGAAAAATGTCGACCCTTCGGCCAACTACTTGATCCAGTATTGGATCGATGGACTGAATCACCAATTAAATTCTGCGATTACTGGGTTCGATTATTACGAAGTTATGAACCAGGCGCAAAAACGGATCGATCAGATCCCGAATCTGTATATGAACAAGCCAGTGTTTTTCGATCGGGAGTTCCGCCTGGTCGAACATGCGTATCGCTCAGCCCGGCTCGAAACGGTAAATCATTATGTTGTAGCGCTGCCAGAGGGATTCGATTCCGCTCAATATTATCCGCTATATGTTTACCTTCATAATGAAAATGAAAGCCCTGAAGCAGCGGCCAGGCGAATGGCGCCCGTCCTATCCCAATGGGAAAACCCACTCATCGGCGTTTTTCCCGGGGAATTCTACGGCGCAGAGCTCTCCCATCTCAGCTTGATTGAACTGATCGAATCGATCGATGATGTGCTTCAAAGATATCGCATCGACCCGAGTCGCATTCACCTTTCTGGTAACGGCCTGGGTGCCGAGGCAGCGGTGCTGTTGGCCCATCATTATCCCGACCGATTCGCCAGCGCAACCCTGTTATTTCCGCGGTTCTCCTCAAAACTCTCTGTTTCGAACCTCATTTTCACCCCGATCTGGGTGGTCGATCGGCTATCCCATTGGTCAGCAACCGAGACAACGTTACAAATTCTACGCGAAGGCGGAGCTGAATTAGAAACCATGACCTTAGCCGATACCAGTTTGGCGAAAATTGAAAGTCCATTTGGCGATCGATATTTGGATTGGCTCATTTCCCAACGCAAAGATCTGAGCCCAACTCAGCTAACGCTGCGCGTCAATCGCTTCGGACCGTCGGCAGCCTATTGGATTGCGATCAGGTCTCAGCTCGATTACAGCATCCCCAGCACGATTGAAGCCAGAATCGACTCTAATCAGCTTTTCATCAATTGTGACAATGTAACGGCGTTCCAAATTCTGGTGGATCGGCTGCCCCAGATGTCAGCCTGGCCGTTGCGCATCACCATCAATGCGAGCGAAACGATTCTGATCCAAAAGCAGCAGCTATCAGCCATTTTTGCTTTGGTCAATCGTCATTGGAGACCGCTTTCACCGACCGAATTGCCATTGCAGAAATCAGCGATCGTTCGAGGTCCCTTGAGCAACATTTTCGGTCGCCCAATAAAAATTGTGTATAGCACGCAGCATTCAGACCCAGCATTTAATCAGCTCAGCTATGATATTGCGTTGCGATCGGTCCAGATCGACCAGAGACATCATCTCAAGCAGCTCGTGCTGCCCGATACGCTAGCGGTCAAACAAAAATTGAATACGAATCTGATCATATTTGGCAATGAAGCAGCGAATAATTATTTGAAAGCCTTGGCGTCCAAATTACCTATTCAGGTTGCGTCCCAAGGGCTAAAATTTGGCAATTCCAATTGTTATGCACCCGGTGCAGCTTCAATCTACATCTATCCGAATCCAACGAATCCAAACTATCTCATCCTTGTGGCGCATGCCCCAGATCTCGAAGCACTGAAAAATATCGCTACGGTGTGGGATCTTTCGTATTTCAATAACATCTATGGCTACGACTATTTAATCGTGGAAAATGGGGTTGAGCGCTACCGATATGAGCACTGGATCGACTATGGCCATTTCGATCGAAATTGGGGCGTTGCCTGGTATCAACCCAATTGGAGCGATAAGCCCAAGCATTGGCTGGCAAATTTATCATTGGGATTGGATGCCAATCAGTTGTCCTTTAATAACAATTGGCGTGGTGGAGGTAAAGCCAGCTTTACCTGGAAAATTAATACGACCAGCGAGCTCAATTATCAACGAAGGTTTTACAAGTGGACCAATCGTCTGGTTTGTTCCTTCGGCCAGATTTCGGTTCAGGAACAGCGACATTGGAAAGCTCCGGAGAAATCCAGCGATATTCTGGACTACGATACCACTATTCGATTCACTGTGGATCGCTTGATCGATCCATATTTGGGGATGTCCCTGAACACCCAGTTTAAGGCAGGATATGATCCAAAAACTGAAGAACTGGTCTCCCGTTTCGCGAATCCATTGCAGCTAACTCAAAGCGTTGGATTAGCCTACAATCTGATGAAGCGGCAAAATATGCAAATCACTTCGCGTTTGGGAGGCAGCGCCAAAGAGCTGATCGCAAGCGATCGCCGATTACGGAAGCGCTGGACTGGCGACCAGTCGCGTGGGATGAAGATCGATGGAGGCGTCGAATGGCTTACGGAGATGAAGACGGAGATCAAACCAGGCGTCCAATACAACGCTCGACTGAAACTCTTTCAAGCTTTTGTCTCTTCCATTTCAAAAGATAAGGATCCTCATCAAAATTGGCACTACACAGATGTCCATTGGGAGCAAAATTTCTCGATCAAGATCAGCCAATTTATCGCAGTGAATGTCCTGACCAAATTCATCTATGATCGAGATACTTCTAAAGCAGGGCAGTTTTTGGAGAATGCCTCATTGGGGATTAGCTACAAGGCCCATGGATTGACTTTTTGA
- a CDS encoding 16S rRNA (uracil(1498)-N(3))-methyltransferase, which translates to MRHREIFYTPPENVTEERLRIEGEELVHLTRAVRKKVRDVIEVVDGQGNCYTAVLTQITTRGAEAEIQKRSRFLGEPNFHLTLAQAVPKGSRFDWVIEKGTELGVAVFIPLLCQHSVIEPAGNRQHRWKKIAIAAMKQSARSVLPEIRSPQPFHDVVRSTGMMQQGFIAESGAGAKGLTQLVQELRARSIPLQSAIVLIGPEGGFSNEELNFARENGYLRFSLGPRRLRTETAGLVASAILMELAGELS; encoded by the coding sequence ATGAGACATCGGGAGATATTTTACACTCCACCGGAAAATGTCACAGAAGAGCGCTTGCGAATTGAGGGCGAAGAGTTGGTGCATTTAACCCGTGCGGTGCGCAAGAAGGTACGGGATGTGATTGAGGTGGTTGATGGCCAAGGCAATTGTTACACAGCAGTGCTAACACAGATTACGACGCGGGGTGCAGAAGCTGAGATTCAAAAACGCAGTCGCTTTCTTGGCGAACCGAACTTTCATCTGACATTGGCGCAGGCCGTTCCAAAAGGTTCACGATTCGATTGGGTCATCGAGAAGGGGACAGAGTTAGGGGTGGCCGTTTTCATTCCGCTCTTATGTCAGCATTCGGTCATAGAACCAGCGGGAAACCGGCAGCATCGGTGGAAAAAAATCGCTATCGCCGCAATGAAACAATCAGCGCGTTCGGTGCTTCCAGAGATCCGATCGCCACAACCGTTCCATGATGTGGTTCGAAGCACTGGGATGATGCAGCAGGGCTTCATTGCTGAGAGTGGCGCCGGTGCCAAGGGATTGACGCAATTGGTTCAGGAGCTGCGCGCAAGATCGATCCCGCTGCAATCCGCGATTGTGTTGATCGGCCCAGAAGGGGGATTTTCCAATGAGGAGCTCAATTTCGCCCGCGAGAACGGCTATCTCCGGTTTTCTTTGGGCCCTCGGCGATTGAGAACTGAGACCGCAGGGCTGGTTGCTTCGGCGATTTTAATGGAGCTGGCTGGTGAGTTGAGCTGA
- a CDS encoding BamA/TamA family outer membrane protein codes for MGQIYLNSNELDEAQCSDSIRYRIDKIELLGNNKTRPEVILRELHFSEKQSVSLSELLAALKRVQSLFLFNRVKFDIVEHSDSAKLIITVYERWYIFPIPLVYRNERTWKKISYGGKLLYYNFLGRNILLNLSAAFGYNPQIRFSYYNPWFLGEAKLFTIVNLFYSRIRSLSLALNAYEDRRLGLEWTIGKRFGHYFYTGATLSYMKLTAPAGIGLTLSPSGTDYLPSILVGIQYDNRDLKEYPHRGWWVGFSGKHVGIGERINYDRYSTDLRCYLPLSHHITLALRGSANLSHGKIPSYDRTFLGYEERVRGRYYEIFEGENFAFGGAELRFPLLKIRYLDVEPLIDQMRQYSSNLKFGISAGLFFDSGAVWSQNQPLSIRQVKSGFGMGLHFHLPYVEVFRVECGFNKRLKAQAIADIEVAF; via the coding sequence ATGGGTCAGATTTATCTCAATTCGAATGAGTTAGATGAGGCTCAATGCAGCGATTCGATCCGCTACCGAATTGACAAGATAGAGCTTCTTGGCAACAACAAGACCCGGCCTGAAGTGATCTTGCGAGAGCTCCATTTTTCTGAGAAACAATCCGTCTCACTGAGCGAGCTTTTAGCCGCCCTCAAGCGGGTACAGAGTCTTTTTCTGTTCAATCGGGTGAAATTCGATATCGTTGAGCATTCAGATTCAGCCAAATTGATCATCACAGTGTATGAGCGATGGTATATTTTCCCGATCCCCTTGGTTTATCGCAACGAGCGCACCTGGAAAAAGATCTCCTACGGCGGTAAGCTGCTCTATTATAATTTCCTTGGGCGCAATATTCTTTTGAACCTATCCGCGGCTTTCGGTTACAATCCACAGATTAGATTTTCATATTACAATCCCTGGTTTTTGGGAGAGGCCAAGCTGTTCACCATCGTCAACCTGTTTTATAGCCGAATTCGCAGTTTGAGCCTGGCATTGAACGCATATGAGGATCGGCGGCTTGGTTTAGAATGGACTATCGGCAAACGTTTTGGGCACTATTTTTATACTGGCGCGACACTCAGCTATATGAAGCTCACCGCTCCTGCGGGCATTGGTCTGACGCTGTCTCCTTCAGGGACGGATTACCTGCCCTCGATTTTGGTGGGGATTCAATATGACAATCGCGATCTCAAGGAATACCCGCATCGCGGTTGGTGGGTGGGCTTTTCTGGCAAGCATGTTGGCATCGGCGAAAGGATCAATTATGATCGCTATAGCACCGATCTGCGCTGTTATCTGCCGCTGTCCCATCATATTACTTTAGCGCTTCGGGGAAGCGCCAATCTTTCACACGGCAAGATTCCCAGTTACGATCGGACGTTTTTGGGCTATGAAGAGCGGGTTCGCGGCAGGTATTACGAAATATTTGAGGGAGAGAATTTCGCCTTTGGGGGCGCGGAATTGCGCTTCCCGCTGCTGAAGATCCGTTATCTGGATGTCGAGCCATTGATCGATCAAATGCGCCAATATTCCAGCAATTTGAAATTCGGCATCAGCGCTGGGTTGTTTTTCGATAGCGGTGCGGTCTGGTCCCAAAATCAACCACTATCGATTCGCCAAGTTAAATCGGGCTTCGGCATGGGGCTTCACTTCCATCTGCCCTATGTCGAAGTATTCCGCGTGGAATGCGGGTTCAACAAGCGTTTAAAGGCTCAGGCCATCGCGGATATTGAAGTGGCTTTTTAG